Below is a window of Gopherus evgoodei ecotype Sinaloan lineage chromosome 21, rGopEvg1_v1.p, whole genome shotgun sequence DNA.
gacagatccccatgctctgagtgtccctaagtctctgattgccagaagctgggattcaACTACagcagatggatcactcaataattgccctgttcttttcactCCTTCTGAAggatctggcattggtcactgtcagaagacaggatactgggctagagggaccatgggtctaacccagtatggccgttcttatgttcttatgtcttaGTGTAAAAGAAGAAGTTTAATCTATTAGTTTACCAAAGAGGTGGCTTGAACATGGTTTATAATGGTCAGCTTTGTcaaggatttaggtgcctaaagatgcagctagtGTAGATTTAAAAAATCACCTCACTGCCATTGAGTCAAGTGGGAGTAGGAACCTAACTTGCCTCTGCACTTTTGAGAATGTcactagatgcctaaatacctttgaaaatctagtgCTACGTACCTGCCAAAGGAAAAGATTTCTAATAGTAGAGATGTCCTTAATCTAGTGAACAAAAACAGTATGAGATCCAATTCAGCCTGGAAATTAGAAGCACATTTTGCACCATGCAAgtaactaaccactggaacaacttataaTGGGTGTGGTaagttctccatcacttgaagtctttaagtgAGGACTGGATGTCtcttctaaaagagatgctcttgTTCAAACTGAAGTTAGAGGCTTGTAGGAATCATGGGGTGAAATTCCCTGACTGGGGTGACACAGGAGGTTAGATCATAACGGTACAATCTGGCTTTAATATCTATGAATTGCTGAATTCAGTGGGTCTGATTGTCTCCTCACTCACCCCTATAGAAATTGCTCCTGAGCaactccactgcagtcagtggggctgattcccctctcactcaTTCCAATGTAATTGGTCCCAtttctgtgcttcaatttccccataagTGAAATCGGAATCCTGCCTTCCttggtaaaatgctttgagatctaccgatTTAAAGCCCAgtgtaagagctaagtattattgctATTCTTTGGCTGTCCCACTGTGCTCTGTTATTCAGCCCACTCTTTTGGGAACAAGATATAAGAATAATGGATGGAGGTTTGACATGAGGCAAGAGCATGAAGACGTTGCTCAGAATTTAGTACAGGGGAACTCTATGTAGGAAAATATGTGAGTTCACAACACCCATACAGACATGTGGGAATTACAGCCAGCTACTCTGAGACCTGGCCCTTGAGTTATTTATTTAATGACCTCACAAGCAATCCACCCCAAAGTTCAGGAGAAAGTCTGTGAATTTCTTTGTAAATCATGTCCCAAGGCTGCCTCTGAGCAGATGAAATCAGCCTTCCTGAGTCGAACACTGTTATTTTGCCTGGATAGAGCATACAGGAAAACCTAAGCATATAAGATATAGATAGTTCGGTTTTCAATTACAATGTGATGTGCCTACAATCTACTAAGATATTGGATGTTTGACTCCAATAGGGCAGGCTGAGTGCTTGAATTTTTGACAAGTTTCAAAAGAAGTGTGTGTTAGAGAAGCAGATTGACTGGTTTTGGTTTTCTGACGGTGCTAAAAGATCACTTTCTTCTGCATATGATGTGATatcaaatgtttgtttgtttgttcaattCAGGATACATCCACAGGTTTGCTACAAACACAGTGAGTATGTTTTGAAAATTCTTCAAGTACATTCTGTCACAGAGTTTGAGGGAGTCAGGGCCTTGCACCCcgcacttcctgcaattcaccgtgactctcagccagccagtaaaacagaaggtttattagatgacaggaacacagtcccaagcagggcttttaggtacaaccaggacccttCAGCCAGGTCCTTCTgtggggcaaggatcttagaccccagacttggggttccctgcctcttcccagccagcccaaaactgaaaacaaaaaacactccaGCAGACtgtctccccctccttctctccccctctccctttgtccagtttcctgggcaaaggtgacGACTCGCCCCACCTCCCTTCCTCGCTCAGattacaggctcaggtaccgtccctcacctaaagtcatcccctgctctccgaCTCCCCATTCAGACAGTCTCAGTAAAACTAAACGatattcccaggtcaatccaccccgcTCCCTACTCTGTCACACCTTCCCAGAATACTTAACATTTACATCAGtttaattgaaatgaaaatgtgttgtttttattattattactaacatTCAAGTTAATATTTGTTCCTTAAATGGAACAAATTTTTCagcctgattttcttttcattgtttgtgggggtgggagggaagggtttAGGTTAGAATTTTCATTGGATTCTAAAGGAGTCTGGTGCATAAATTCCATTGACACACAGTGGTTTGAGGTGCCTAATTCCCTCAAGCTTCTTTGAGAATGCCAGCCCATGTTTCTGCATTTGTCCCACACGCCAGTATAAAAACAGATTAGACAATTTCACAAGTGCTTATAGTCAGTTTCTGATCAGTTTCACCATCTTTCTGTCTTGCAGAATGATGTCAGTTTTGCAAATAATGCAGCCTCTCCACTTTCCAAAATAAAACCATCTTCCCCGCTATTTACTCTGAATCAGATCTGATCactttagagagagaaaaaaattgccgaaaagaaaagaaatagttcTGCAGTCAGTACGGCTCAGAAAGAAGGACATGGATTCCCTTCTACCTTCTGTATCATCAACATAATTATTTACTAAGTTTACATCAGTTACACTCGTGAAAATATCCTGAAGACAGTAAAGTTTGCAGAAGGGTCATTAAGTGAAGAAAATGGGGTCAAACTTTATATTAGGGTACCATTTATAAATGCTTTATAAATCGGCTTcgcaagattagatttttattgctgAATGTGAATAAACGCCAATTTTAccttacacacacaaactgataaaatatttccattgataataatcttgccttgtgcaggaggtcagactagatgatcagattggtcccttctgacctattagtctatgagtctatgagtctaaatgtACAGGAAAGAATAGTAAAGAAAATGCTacctgagaacttattagagtttaatttaaggctatttactttgtgtattttgacatgtgaagttgacagtttgtgttttaaggGTCATAAAGTTTTAAATATGTGAAACTCAACATTTACAggcattaaataattattgactGACCCACCCATTGTCTGTCCCCCTTCTCATAATTTgacacaactgtgaaaatgtaaatagctaaaattaggaaaaaatgcttaaaaataaacattgatattatgtgctgaaattattttaaaaaatctgtccaGCCTTCCTACAAATGATTAATAGATTATATATATGTTATACCACATACTGTTAATTAACTACTTGTTTAGTCCACCACATGGTCATCTGCCCTCACATTGCCCCTTGTGGATACATTTTCTGGATGAGGGATTTATGAAAGAGGACATATGGCAAGCTTCATGGTCCACAGAGAAAGTGACAAACAAGTATCTTGTCTCAGACCACACTCAATGTCAACCAGGGTTTGATTTACCACAAAGACAATGAAGCCTTCTGAAACGATTTCATACCGGACCTGGAATTGGTGCTGCAGCAGAATTTCAGAAGCATTATGTTATTGTAGACAGCCACAAACCATGACTCATATAATTGAGGACTGCAAAATGACTCAATttcaccttcctcccctcctcctttcccccaccaatccctggtgagttcagacccagtccccttgggtcttacacaagaataaaaaaaatcagtcaggttcttaaaaagaaaagcttttaattaaagacagaaaaaagtaaaaattatctctgtaaaatcaagatggaaaatgtttacagggtctcagctttacatagaccaaagggactccctcccccctagcctaagtataagttacagcaaacagaggtaaaatatccttccagcaaaatacacatttgcaaatcaagaaaacaaatataaagactaaTTCGCCTTCTGTCTAGTACTTACTAGttagaacatgagagactgtttcagaaagattggagaaacctggttgcatgtctggctcctcttaatcccaagagagaacaaagaacaacccaaaaagcacaaacaaagacttccctccaccaagatttgaaagtatcttgtcctccaattggtcctctggtcaggtgtcagccaggttcactgaacttgttaaccctttacaggtaaaagagacattaacccttaactatctgtttatgacaagctgtaAATCAGATTTATAAGCAACATATTATGACTAGTGGACTCAGTACAAATTGCTTTAAGCATTTATGAAAACTTCAATTACTAATCCTTCATGAACtatttattaatataaattaTGACCAAAATTAGAGGTGAGTGGAGTCTGCCAATCTGTGGTCCCATCACAGTTACCATTGGTCAAAGGAGACATAAGTCAAATATGAGGGTATCATGAACAGCAACATCGGATTGTCCTTTTCGGTGTTAGAGTTGGGAACCAAGTTGCACACTAGAGGCAGacccctttaagatgtctcagAGCAGATGTCCCAAaacagaggcacccaaaatcagagtCGTTTTTGAAAATATAGGAACTATAGGACTCTTGGGTGCCGTTTCAGGCTCTGGGTGAGGAGTGTGTTTGAATAGCTCGGACAACGGAACAGGGAATCAGGTTCTGTTTCCAGGTCTGGGATTCAAATGGGTGCCCATCTCTGTCTAATGCTCTGAGCCGACAATATgctgagggctctgggctcccattgagagctttgagcagagagttggactagatgacctcctgaggtctcttccaaccctgatcttctatgattctataaatgtGCACTACACCATACAAGTTCTGTTCAGCATCCTAATATATATGTGATTGCTCACGTTATTGTCTATCAACAATGATATGGCTCTAACAATATCAcctattatttatttgtcttcCCTTTATAGTTTCTTGTATTTTGGCAGGTACACCACCTGTCCCCACTGGTGAAGGGAAATCAAACCAATGTGAAGGAATTTATTCTGCTTAGGTTCCCCGGCTCTCGGTATTTGCAGATCTCACTCTTCATGATATTCTTTTTAATATACCTCCTGACATTCACAGGAAACACCGCCATCATATCCTTAGTGTGGACCCACCGTTGTCTCCGCACCCCTATGTATTActtcctctgcaatctctccttcctggagatctgGGTCACCACAGTCTACATTCCCAAAATTCTTGCCAATCTCATGTCACAAAGCAAAACTATCTGCttccccagctgcctcctgcaGATGTACTTTGTTTTCTCCCTAGGCTGCACTGAATTTCTACTCGTGGCAGTCATGGTCTATGATTGCTATTTGGCCATATGCCACCCATTGCGTTATCACTCCATCATGAACAACACCTTGTCCACTCAGTTGGCCCTGGGCTCATGGGTAGGTGGTTTCCTAACTATTTCTGTGCCAATGTTTCTGATCACCAGGTTGTCTTTCTGTGGCCCTACAGTcatcaaccatttcttctgtgacatagGTTCTTGGATAGCGCTGTCCTGCACAGACATACACCTGGTTGAAATGGTGTACATTGCTCTTTTCTTTATTGTTGTTCTGAGGTCCTGTGCAGTCACCCTTGGCTCCTACAtttacatcatctccaccatcatGAGAATCCCATCTGCCCAAGGCCAGGAAAAGGCCTTTTCCTCTTGTTCTGCCCATCTCACCATTGTGGTTATGTTGTACAGCTGCTCCATCTTTCTGTACATCAAGTCTTCTAAACAGAGCTCACTGGACATGAACAAAATTGTCTCTGTCTTCAATACTATTGTGACACCATTGCTTAACCCTTTCATTTACACTCTAAGAAACAAAGATGTCAAAGAAGTCATGATAAAGGCTTTCAGTAGGATATGACACAATTGTTCAATGACCTGGATATCATTAATTTAGGCAGGCAGAAAGTGAAACAAGTGAATCAAGTGAAACATCAAAACATAACACTATCAAATACAATTGTCTGGTTATCCTAATatatactactactaataataataattaatacagaGTTTGGCCCAGTGTTTGGAAACTATATTACATGGGCCTGCTTCTCATTCACAATAAAGCAACTCTGGACCCTTTTGGCAGTATAAATGGGCTTTAAAGTAGGTATAATACAcctgtaccccgatataacatgacctgatatatcACGAATTCagctataacatggtaaagcagcactccggggatgagggagctgcgcactccggtggatcaaaacaagttcaatataacgaaGTTTCAGCATAACGcggtaaggttttttggctcccgaggacagcgttctatcggggtaaaggtgtactAATTTTTCAAGCTCTTGAAGACTTCTTTACGCTGATGGAATGACAGAAAGGGGACGTATCGTCGGGTGGTGGCCCTCGTTCCCCCTCCAGGTTGGAGGGAggccacaccacctcactacGCCATCGGGAGCTTGGCCTAGTATTTGGCAGGAATGAGCATTTCGGTGTTAGTATCCTGACTAGCCTAACAGGATTGAATTCTCTGATAGGCAACTAGCCTCTGCCTGTAGGCAGAAACAGGCTCTCACAGGGTCCCATATGCCCTCGCCCTGAGGCGGGGGCTGAACAGTCAAGAGTCTATAGCCCATGTGACCTTTAAGCAAGAATTGTGCAAACACCCTGGTCAATTGGCCCTGACCTTTTGATACAGATACAGAGCAAACCCAGTAGTCAATCAGCTCTGGCCTCTGGTTGCAGAGACAGAGTAAACCCCGTAGTCAATTAGTTCAGGACCCTTATTGCAGAGCCTGAGCAAACTTTAGGTGTCGGGTGTCCTAGCTCCAGCGGACGGCCCACGGACACAGACCACTGGACCCAGCAAGGGGAGGCTGCCACCTCCACAGTGGAGTGGCAAGTGGGATCTGGGCTCACCCTACTCCACTGGACCCCGACCCAGGGTCCTAACTGTGGCGAAGCAGTCCACTCCTGGGTCAGCGGGGTTCCCAACTGCAACATACTGACCATGCCTCAGGCAGAGCTGTAGCCAGACTAAGGCTGGTTATTCCTGGGTCACCTCCTCCTCTCAGGGTGTACCTGGGTCAGCGGGCGTCCTTCAGCTCTTCTGGGTAGGTGGCCTATAGCAGTCCCAGCGGGTCCATGGCAGAAGCAAGTTCCCTGGAGGGCAGGGTGTCGCTGGGTTCAGCAGCAGGGTCAGCACCCAGGAGAGAGCAGGATCCAACTGCCTATCTTGGTGTCCCAGCACCAACTGAATGTGAGGCCCTGTCTTTTATGCTTCCTGTCCTGGTTGGAGGGGTGAGGCAGGCCTAGCTCTGCCCACTTAGGTACAGAGAGTGGTTTCTCCCCTTCTGGCTCGGAAGCGGTAACACCGCCTCATTACAGGCTGTATTTACAATGAGGTCATGTCCTCATTGTTTGTGTGTAAAGTAGTCTGATAGGAGATATTTCTCTATTTTACCCAGATAGTTGCTTGTGACATTTAGCACTCAGACACTTTTGGCTAATCTCCTCATGCACTGGCAGCACTTTGCTTACATTCCAGAAAACCTTGATCAGACTGTCTGAAAACTTGAAGATTAGACATGACTGCAAAGCTGTGACAATACTTTGTCACACTGATGTAATCCTGATGTGGTTTAACAAACTTTTACATGATCTGacctctctctctcgctctcttatATCCTTTGACAAGGGTCTACGGCCCAactccttaaaggtatttaggtgctaaaATCAGATTGGCACTTTCAaatgagcctaagggagttaggcataaAACTCTCATTCTCATGGGATTTGTGAGCCCAGCTCTCTTAAGTGATTTTCAGAATTGCAACCTAAACAACAATAAAACTTATTGGAGCTAGATGTTGGTAATCCTCACATTTTCAATACTGCAGATGTAGGCTTGGAAGGTTTCGATTTTATCCCTAAACATTGGTAAATATGGAGCtcactatacacacacaaactgatgaaaacatatttccattgataaccATAGAAATGATAGATattcaaagtaagaaaaatgctgcttgaccaCTTATGAGAGTCAAAATGCAGTGGTTTAGACTTTTGAATTAGGTTTGTTACAAAtggttgtcaaagttagaatcaggactcacaatttgtcagaccactctgttttattagcacagcgctctgccaataacattcagaatatgtgagcgcccatgcaaggctcaaacagtcttatttatacagataaaagagcgggaattagacaaagggacaaagataccaaaacagtaaaattcacctggggcacagcatgcatatcctatttccttactaactgttatcgatctaagactaatgcttcaccaattgcccttaaacggtgcaattgttttatgttaatgtctgtattcctgacacctggttgcaacattccaacatctttgcttaaagatacagacaacatttctttaatcctttctattttcacaatataattcattctactttcacaatccctccttttggtcaagcgcacgccatgaccaacaattactgggttccacaaattaaccgttccttatctctttgttcatcagtgatattcaaaatcatca
It encodes the following:
- the LOC115638175 gene encoding olfactory receptor 6F1-like; its protein translation is MEEAYEISNYSLQQGDWSLDFLAPIFLGKGDDSPHLPSSLRLQAQVHHLSPLVKGNQTNVKEFILLRFPGSRYLQISLFMIFFLIYLLTFTGNTAIISLVWTHRCLRTPMYYFLCNLSFLEIWVTTVYIPKILANLMSQSKTICFPSCLLQMYFVFSLGCTEFLLVAVMVYDCYLAICHPLRYHSIMNNTLSTQLALGSWVGGFLTISVPMFLITRLSFCGPTVINHFFCDIGSWIALSCTDIHLVEMVYIALFFIVVLRSCAVTLGSYIYIISTIMRIPSAQGQEKAFSSCSAHLTIVVMLYSCSIFLYIKSSKQSSLDMNKIVSVFNTIVTPLLNPFIYTLRNKDVKEVMIKAFSRI